The Vescimonas coprocola genome includes a window with the following:
- a CDS encoding DUF859 family phage minor structural protein, with product MASIYGGASGNGWKLRLDYTVTQDRAANTSSLRLRLYLYANTTGSYNLEKDSAYYVLQGQKVYQTYQYTAPGWYLLGERTVTVRHGADGNGSVQLGGQWVSDVESSWTPASLSVSAAVALPRILRPSVLRAAELTLGQACVLSIRAEEERYTHRVTYALGSASGTVVQETAQRELTWTPPLELARQLPQSVAGTMRLTVTTYDGDTTMGSSVTECRVYVPDTVRPTAALTVTPVNDNAVLEQWGVFVKGMTRLRWQVTAQGAYGASIDGCSVSCGGVGGSGLNGVSAGAVSVSGEVTAAAAVKDSRGRSVSVEAEAVTIYDYSGPTMTRPAVCRCDADGTACSDGGYVKVKCGTQCSDVGGRNQVSLRVRSRRPGGEFGGYTALESGVEKVLPGFSPLLSYELELSAEDLPGSRRTVVCAIPTAAAAVHLASGGTAVGVGKYAEHDRAVEVNPEWEVYVKGKALWELIYPVGSLYLSAADTDPGVLFGGTWERIRDRFLLAAGTAYGAGTTGGEAVHTLTENELPAHAHNPANEAGYYGFITNSQKVFAVGDMGVQSGSGRYYPYAPAAFDISRNTKTGSVGGGKAHNNMPPYLAVYVWQRTA from the coding sequence ATGGCCAGTATTTACGGAGGGGCCTCCGGCAACGGCTGGAAGCTGAGGCTGGACTATACGGTGACGCAGGATCGGGCGGCCAACACATCCAGTCTGAGGCTGCGGCTGTATCTGTACGCCAACACCACGGGGTCATACAATCTGGAGAAGGACTCGGCGTACTACGTTTTGCAGGGACAGAAGGTCTATCAGACGTATCAGTACACGGCGCCGGGATGGTATCTGTTGGGAGAACGGACGGTGACGGTGCGCCATGGGGCGGACGGAAACGGCTCGGTGCAGCTGGGCGGTCAGTGGGTGTCGGATGTGGAATCCAGCTGGACCCCGGCCAGCCTGTCGGTGTCGGCGGCGGTAGCGCTGCCCCGTATCCTGCGGCCCTCGGTGCTGCGGGCGGCGGAACTGACGCTGGGGCAGGCGTGTGTGCTGTCCATTCGTGCAGAGGAGGAGCGGTACACCCATCGGGTGACGTATGCGCTGGGGAGCGCCAGCGGCACGGTGGTGCAGGAGACGGCGCAGCGGGAGCTGACGTGGACTCCGCCGCTGGAGCTGGCCCGGCAGCTGCCTCAGTCTGTGGCGGGGACCATGCGTTTGACGGTGACCACCTATGACGGCGACACCACCATGGGAAGCAGCGTCACGGAGTGCAGGGTCTATGTGCCGGATACGGTGCGGCCCACGGCGGCGCTGACGGTAACGCCGGTGAACGACAATGCCGTGCTGGAGCAGTGGGGCGTGTTTGTCAAGGGAATGACCCGGCTGAGGTGGCAGGTGACGGCGCAGGGAGCCTATGGGGCCTCCATCGACGGGTGCAGCGTCAGCTGCGGCGGTGTAGGCGGCAGCGGTCTGAACGGTGTGTCTGCTGGGGCGGTGTCGGTGAGCGGCGAGGTGACGGCTGCGGCCGCAGTGAAGGACAGTCGGGGGCGCAGCGTCTCTGTAGAAGCAGAGGCGGTGACAATATACGATTACAGCGGCCCCACCATGACCCGGCCGGCGGTATGCCGGTGCGATGCCGACGGCACGGCGTGCAGCGACGGCGGCTATGTGAAGGTGAAGTGTGGGACGCAGTGCTCCGACGTGGGCGGACGGAATCAGGTGAGCCTGCGGGTGCGCTCCCGGCGTCCCGGCGGGGAGTTCGGCGGCTATACGGCGCTGGAGAGCGGCGTGGAGAAGGTGCTGCCGGGATTTTCTCCGCTGCTGTCGTATGAACTGGAGCTCTCGGCGGAGGACTTGCCGGGGAGCCGGAGAACGGTGGTGTGCGCCATTCCCACGGCGGCGGCTGCGGTGCATCTGGCCTCCGGCGGCACGGCGGTAGGCGTGGGGAAGTATGCCGAGCACGACCGGGCGGTGGAGGTGAACCCGGAGTGGGAGGTCTATGTGAAGGGTAAGGCCCTGTGGGAACTGATCTATCCTGTGGGGAGCCTGTATCTGTCGGCGGCGGATACCGATCCGGGGGTGCTGTTTGGCGGAACGTGGGAGCGCATCCGGGACAGGTTCCTGCTGGCGGCAGGCACTGCGTATGGTGCAGGGACCACCGGCGGTGAGGCGGTCCACACGCTGACGGAGAATGAACTGCCCGCCCATGCCCACAACCCGGCCAACGAGGCGGGGTACTACGGCTTTATCACCAACAGCCAGAAGGTCTTTGCCGTGGGGGATATGGGCGTGCAGAGTGGCAGCGGCCGGTACTATCCCTATGCCCCGGCGGCCTTTGATATCAGCCGCAATACCAAAACGGGCAGCGTGGGCGGCGGGAAGGCCCACAACAATATGCCGCCGTATCTGGCGGTGTACGTCTGGCAACGGACGGCATGA
- a CDS encoding peptidoglycan-binding domain-containing protein — MASNYPTVYYGSYGETVKQLQQALNQVGYSLDVDGGFGEKTRAAVLDYQRKNGLRVDGVAGSETMGSLLARLTPATSGPSTSGQVLSGVSDETMSRMRQLEKGYTPSDEVTAARALWESLQGQKPGEYESRFQQQLAALYDQISSRKPYAYDPEQDADYQRYARLYQRQGQAAMEDTMGQAAALSGGYGSSYAQQTGQQAYSQYLSELSALIPELEKQARSRYEQQGQALMDRYGLLQQAEQVDYSRWQDQLKAWQSDSDRAYEYYNSVGKEDRDLYSTMLKYYAGKAADEQKAADGVRYGSGRTVEGEKPQSLSSTASDSLERAMGNYLKAGDTRSAQNLITLYKERMTPTQKKRFSALFDKYGAAIGW, encoded by the coding sequence ATGGCATCCAATTATCCTACCGTCTACTACGGCTCCTACGGAGAGACGGTGAAGCAGCTGCAGCAGGCATTGAACCAGGTGGGCTATTCGCTGGACGTGGACGGCGGCTTTGGGGAAAAGACCCGTGCGGCGGTGCTGGACTATCAGCGCAAGAATGGTCTGCGGGTGGACGGCGTGGCGGGCAGCGAGACCATGGGGAGCCTGTTGGCACGGCTGACCCCGGCTACCTCAGGCCCCAGCACCAGCGGTCAGGTGCTCTCCGGCGTGTCGGATGAGACTATGAGCCGGATGCGGCAGCTGGAGAAGGGATATACCCCATCCGATGAGGTGACGGCGGCCCGTGCTCTGTGGGAGAGCCTGCAGGGGCAGAAGCCGGGGGAATATGAGTCCCGGTTCCAGCAGCAGCTGGCGGCGCTGTACGACCAGATCAGCTCCCGCAAGCCCTATGCCTACGACCCGGAGCAGGACGCCGACTATCAGCGCTATGCACGGCTCTATCAGAGGCAGGGGCAGGCGGCCATGGAGGATACCATGGGGCAGGCGGCGGCGCTGTCCGGCGGGTATGGTTCCAGCTATGCCCAGCAGACGGGGCAGCAGGCATACAGCCAGTATCTGTCGGAGCTGTCGGCCCTGATCCCGGAGCTGGAGAAGCAGGCTCGCAGCCGCTATGAGCAGCAGGGACAGGCCCTGATGGACCGGTACGGCCTGCTGCAGCAGGCGGAGCAGGTGGATTACAGCCGCTGGCAGGATCAGCTGAAGGCGTGGCAGTCCGACAGCGACCGGGCGTATGAGTACTATAACAGCGTGGGGAAGGAGGACCGGGATCTGTACAGCACCATGCTGAAGTACTATGCCGGCAAGGCGGCGGACGAACAGAAGGCCGCTGATGGGGTGCGGTACGGCAGCGGCCGGACGGTGGAGGGGGAGAAGCCCCAGTCCCTCAGCTCCACTGCCAGCGACAGTCTGGAGCGGGCCATGGGTAACTATCTCAAGGCCGGGGATACCCGCAGCGCACAGAACCTTATTACCCTGTACAAGGAGCGGATGACGCCCACCCAGAAGAAGCGCTTTTCGGCGCTGTTTGACAAGTACGGCGCAGCCATCGGCTGGTAA
- a CDS encoding transglutaminase domain-containing protein yields the protein MAGYYYGQLSKEKKAVYDMLAAGCDALAAVIRVPDLGTEVLSDIYLRMKLDLPLLFFVTGFHYRKMPGADHVEVLPDYLFDRGKVKMHRQAVTARLERLARPLKGKSDREKELAIHDFILENVTYDKLKKSYSHEIIGPLTQGVGVCEGIAKTVKALCDAVGLPCIVALSEAAPEIGVRYRHTWNVVTVEGQRYHMDATFDNSLQRGMKRYDYFNLDDRHIFRDHQKLVLPLPECSGDKGYFYRSLSFTKTEDVEKRVRQALRKKQEHFVFHWRGGGLNQEILRQLLEKCAGAAAERGKTVGCSLNRAQAVIQLDFSDAPAGEVLVEEPDEGQKL from the coding sequence ATGGCGGGATACTACTACGGACAGCTGAGCAAGGAGAAAAAGGCGGTCTATGATATGCTGGCGGCGGGGTGCGATGCGCTGGCGGCGGTGATCCGGGTGCCGGATCTGGGGACGGAGGTGCTGTCGGACATCTATCTGCGGATGAAGCTGGATCTGCCGCTGCTGTTTTTTGTGACGGGATTTCACTACCGAAAGATGCCGGGGGCGGATCATGTGGAGGTGCTGCCGGACTATCTGTTCGACCGGGGAAAGGTGAAGATGCACCGGCAGGCGGTGACGGCCCGGCTGGAGCGGCTGGCCCGGCCCCTGAAGGGAAAGAGTGACCGGGAGAAGGAGCTGGCCATCCACGATTTCATTCTGGAGAACGTCACCTATGACAAGCTGAAAAAGTCCTATTCTCACGAAATCATCGGGCCGCTGACCCAAGGGGTGGGGGTGTGTGAGGGCATCGCCAAGACGGTGAAGGCCCTGTGCGACGCTGTGGGGCTTCCCTGTATCGTGGCGCTCAGCGAGGCGGCACCGGAGATCGGCGTGCGATACCGGCACACATGGAACGTGGTGACGGTGGAGGGGCAGCGGTATCATATGGACGCCACCTTTGATAACTCCCTCCAGCGGGGGATGAAGCGGTACGACTACTTCAATCTGGACGACCGGCATATCTTCCGGGACCATCAGAAGCTGGTGCTGCCGCTGCCGGAGTGCAGCGGAGACAAGGGGTACTTCTACCGGTCGCTGTCCTTCACCAAGACGGAGGATGTGGAGAAGCGGGTGCGGCAGGCCCTGCGGAAGAAGCAGGAGCACTTCGTGTTCCACTGGCGTGGCGGCGGGCTGAATCAGGAGATCCTGAGGCAGCTGCTGGAGAAGTGCGCCGGTGCGGCGGCAGAGCGGGGCAAGACCGTGGGCTGCTCCCTGAACCGGGCGCAGGCGGTGATCCAGCTGGATTTCTCCGACGCCCCGGCGGGAGAGGTGCTGGTGGAGGAGCCGGACGAGGGACAGAAGCTGTGA
- a CDS encoding helix-turn-helix transcriptional regulator, whose product MSENLLAGRIAQLRKEAGMTQEQLGNALGLTYQSVSKWENGGSLR is encoded by the coding sequence ATGAGTGAGAATTTGTTGGCAGGCCGCATCGCACAGCTGCGGAAAGAGGCGGGCATGACCCAGGAACAGCTGGGCAATGCCCTGGGACTGACGTATCAGTCGGTGAGCAAGTGGGAGAATGGGGGTTCACTTAGATAA
- the ant(6) gene encoding aminoglycoside 6-adenylyltransferase, producing MRSEKEVYDIVLNFAKTDKRIRMVTLEGSRTNTNIPPDDFQDFDITFFVTDMDSFTSDDKWLDIFGERLILQKPEDMELFPAVEKGFSYLMLFTDDVKIDLTLLPLELIDEYFTWDKLVKLLLDKDNRIVKPPIPTDIDYHLQKPTQRMFDDCCNEFWNTTTYVVKGLCRKEILFAIDHMNDIVRKELLRMISWLIGIKQGFHFSLGKNYKFMKQYVPEELWERLMSTYNMDSYPHMWESFEQCMALFREVSSEVACQLDYQYPLYDEKISNYVIRQKKKYVIEDDNK from the coding sequence ATGAGATCAGAAAAGGAAGTTTATGATATTGTTTTGAATTTTGCAAAAACAGACAAACGCATTCGCATGGTTACTTTGGAAGGATCTAGAACAAATACAAATATTCCGCCTGATGATTTTCAGGATTTTGATATTACTTTTTTTGTTACGGATATGGACAGCTTCACAAGTGATGATAAATGGCTAGATATATTTGGTGAAAGGTTGATTCTGCAAAAGCCGGAAGATATGGAATTATTTCCAGCTGTAGAAAAGGGATTTTCATATTTAATGCTGTTTACTGATGATGTTAAGATAGATTTAACTTTGCTGCCGCTGGAACTGATAGACGAGTATTTTACATGGGATAAACTGGTAAAGTTACTGTTGGATAAAGACAACCGTATCGTAAAGCCGCCAATACCAACGGATATAGACTACCACTTGCAGAAGCCTACTCAAAGAATGTTTGACGATTGCTGTAATGAATTTTGGAATACTACAACATATGTAGTAAAGGGCTTATGCCGCAAAGAAATTCTTTTTGCTATTGACCATATGAATGATATAGTACGAAAAGAATTGCTTCGCATGATTTCCTGGCTGATTGGTATCAAACAGGGATTTCATTTCAGTTTGGGAAAAAACTATAAATTTATGAAGCAATATGTCCCAGAGGAATTGTGGGAACGACTTATGTCCACTTATAATATGGATTCCTATCCCCATATGTGGGAATCCTTTGAACAATGTATGGCATTGTTCCGGGAGGTTTCGTCAGAAGTGGCATGCCAGTTGGATTACCAGTATCCACTATATGATGAAAAAATCAGTAATTATGTGATTCGGCAAAAGAAAAAATATGTCATTGAAGATGATAACAAATAA